The following are encoded together in the Gemmatimonadaceae bacterium genome:
- a CDS encoding SusC/RagA family TonB-linked outer membrane protein → MPMKVSSAPAVSRWLQLAAGLVLVVPFALQAQTGTIVGRVTDAATQGPVAEARVTVVGTALVTSTNASGDYRLVNVRPGRVTITVFRLGYKAAGDTVRVQSGETVTLNVAMTASLAKLSEVVVTGTAGNQERRAQSAQVASLTVAEIVKEAPIRNVGEVLQSRIPGVAVSSNSGVLGTAKTIRIRGASSVNLSNQPLLFIDGVRINEGPINGNVSGQSYDRMNDLNPDEIESIEVVKGPAAATLYGADASAGVIQIITKKGRPGGNRFVQSLRLESGTTDQNYMPPDSYGNCTAALVAANSTNPLCRGQPVGTLVHDNVWKRYNVLRTGKDLSVGWGGRGGGQNYGYNLSFGADNATGTLANSGLTRYNVRSNFNYVPDSRLTIDFGLGLGQNRTQLPNLDNSLYGWIAGALLGSPLTRSDNPANSADGWFGYNRHYNAIAAITNRMLTHRTMSNLTASYLPVSWFTNRITLGVDYASDEQFEFNPRNDSTWYGGQLDAGRMNRQARGAERYTVDYLGNMRRTFGANKQWEGNLSVGLQVVSTRNTLTSATGIGFVTNENNAVTSAATTTGGSSYTAQKQYGYLSQLQLGYQNRLFLQMAVRVDKNSAFGSAAPAFVLPKVGATWTISEEPFFEGFTKVINSLRLRAAWGTTGRSPAPGAALTTLVSAPYNIFGTTSNGANPGNPGNADLKPERGTEFEAGFDASFWRDRISAELTYFHKVTDDLIIAKPIAPSLGFNSNPLQNIGSVLNSGLELAVNASAISATNFLWDVRLGANTLHNEVTDLGGVAAFAPGGSFSHTRAMLGQQLGVYVAKRIKSIDEATGVVVVSDTVSPVGNLYPTLEWNLTNTFTVMKQFRISALLDAKRDFITDNFTDFYRETQLVRGQNRLDPNKLSRRERLRRYGNDTPGKPAFVTESGVVATQNDVYEAWEQPGDFLRFRELSVTYLVPKRLSDALGNRIQNASLQFAMQNLKLWTDYEGPDPEVVTDSGNFSRADFFTLPNPRRALFRVNFTF, encoded by the coding sequence ATGCCCATGAAGGTCAGCAGTGCACCCGCGGTATCGCGATGGTTGCAGTTGGCGGCAGGTCTCGTCCTGGTGGTCCCTTTCGCGCTCCAGGCGCAAACGGGGACCATCGTTGGGCGCGTGACCGATGCCGCCACGCAGGGCCCGGTGGCCGAGGCAAGGGTCACGGTCGTCGGGACGGCGCTCGTTACCTCGACCAATGCGTCGGGCGACTACCGCCTCGTGAACGTGCGTCCGGGGCGCGTCACCATCACCGTCTTCCGGCTGGGCTACAAGGCCGCTGGCGACACGGTGCGCGTGCAATCGGGAGAGACGGTCACCCTCAACGTGGCGATGACCGCCTCGCTCGCCAAGCTCTCCGAGGTGGTCGTGACGGGGACGGCGGGGAACCAGGAGCGGCGCGCGCAATCGGCGCAGGTGGCCTCGCTCACCGTCGCCGAGATCGTGAAGGAGGCCCCCATCCGCAACGTGGGCGAAGTCCTGCAGTCGCGCATTCCCGGCGTTGCCGTTTCCTCCAACTCCGGCGTCCTGGGCACGGCCAAGACGATCCGCATTCGCGGTGCGTCGTCGGTCAACCTCTCCAACCAGCCGCTCCTCTTCATCGACGGCGTGCGCATCAACGAGGGGCCCATCAACGGCAACGTGAGCGGGCAATCGTATGACCGCATGAATGACCTCAACCCCGATGAGATCGAGAGCATCGAGGTGGTGAAGGGGCCGGCGGCTGCCACGCTCTACGGCGCCGACGCCTCGGCGGGCGTCATCCAGATCATCACCAAGAAGGGGCGCCCAGGGGGAAACCGCTTCGTGCAGTCGCTGCGCCTGGAGTCGGGCACCACCGACCAGAACTACATGCCCCCCGACAGCTACGGCAACTGCACCGCTGCCCTCGTCGCCGCCAACAGCACCAACCCGCTCTGTCGCGGGCAACCGGTAGGGACGCTGGTGCATGACAACGTGTGGAAGCGCTACAACGTGTTGCGCACCGGGAAGGACCTGAGCGTGGGCTGGGGCGGCCGCGGCGGCGGACAGAACTATGGCTACAACCTCTCCTTCGGTGCCGACAACGCCACCGGGACCTTGGCCAACAGCGGGCTCACGCGCTACAACGTGCGGTCGAACTTCAATTACGTCCCCGATTCGCGCCTCACCATCGACTTCGGGCTGGGGTTGGGGCAGAACCGCACGCAACTCCCCAATCTCGACAACTCGCTCTACGGATGGATTGCCGGCGCGTTGCTTGGCTCGCCACTCACGCGCTCCGACAACCCGGCCAACAGCGCCGACGGTTGGTTCGGCTACAATCGTCACTACAACGCGATTGCCGCCATCACGAATCGCATGCTCACGCACCGCACGATGTCCAACCTCACGGCGTCGTACCTCCCGGTGAGCTGGTTCACCAACCGCATCACGCTCGGCGTCGACTACGCCTCCGACGAGCAGTTCGAGTTCAACCCGAGGAACGACAGCACCTGGTACGGCGGCCAGCTCGACGCGGGGCGCATGAATCGCCAGGCGCGCGGCGCCGAGCGGTACACGGTCGACTATCTCGGCAACATGCGAAGGACATTCGGCGCCAACAAGCAATGGGAGGGGAACCTCTCCGTCGGGCTGCAGGTCGTCTCGACGCGCAACACGCTCACGTCGGCGACCGGCATCGGCTTTGTCACCAACGAGAACAACGCGGTCACGTCGGCGGCCACCACCACGGGCGGCAGCTCGTACACCGCGCAGAAGCAGTATGGCTACCTCAGCCAGCTGCAACTCGGCTACCAGAACCGCCTCTTCCTGCAGATGGCGGTGCGCGTCGACAAGAACTCCGCCTTCGGGTCGGCGGCCCCGGCCTTCGTCCTTCCCAAGGTGGGCGCCACGTGGACGATCTCCGAGGAGCCATTCTTCGAGGGCTTCACCAAGGTCATCAACTCGTTGCGCCTGCGCGCCGCGTGGGGGACCACGGGGCGTTCGCCCGCGCCGGGGGCCGCGCTCACCACCCTCGTCTCGGCGCCGTACAACATCTTCGGCACCACCTCCAACGGCGCCAACCCGGGGAATCCCGGCAACGCCGACCTCAAGCCCGAGCGCGGGACCGAGTTCGAGGCTGGCTTCGACGCCTCGTTCTGGAGGGACCGCATTTCCGCCGAGCTCACGTACTTCCACAAGGTCACCGACGACCTGATCATCGCCAAGCCCATCGCGCCATCGCTGGGTTTCAACAGCAACCCGCTGCAGAACATCGGCTCGGTGCTCAACAGCGGGCTGGAACTGGCGGTGAATGCGAGTGCGATCTCGGCGACCAACTTCCTGTGGGACGTCCGCCTCGGTGCCAACACGCTGCATAACGAGGTCACGGACCTGGGCGGCGTCGCCGCCTTTGCGCCTGGCGGAAGCTTCTCCCACACGCGCGCCATGCTCGGCCAGCAGTTGGGGGTGTACGTCGCCAAGCGCATCAAGTCCATCGACGAGGCCACCGGCGTGGTGGTCGTCTCCGACACCGTCTCCCCCGTGGGGAACCTCTACCCCACGCTCGAGTGGAACCTGACCAACACCTTCACCGTGATGAAGCAGTTCCGCATCAGCGCGCTCCTCGACGCCAAGCGCGACTTCATCACCGACAACTTCACCGACTTCTACCGCGAGACGCAGCTCGTGCGCGGGCAGAATCGCCTCGATCCCAACAAGCTGTCGCGACGCGAACGCCTGCGCCGGTACGGCAACGACACCCCGGGCAAGCCGGCCTTCGTGACCGAGTCCGGCGTCGTGGCCACGCAGAACGACGTCTACGAGGCGTGGGAGCAGCCGGGCGACTTCCTGCGCTTCCGCGAACTCTCCGTCACCTATCTCGTCCCCAAGCGGTTGAGCGACGCACTCGGCAACCGCATCCAGAATGCGTCGCTACAGTTCGCCATGCAGAACCTCAAGCTGTGGACCGACTATGAAGGGCCCGATCCCGAGGTCGTGACCGACAGCGGCAACTTCTCGCGCGCCGACTTCTTCACCCTTCCCAACCCTCGTCGCGCGCTGTTCCGCGTGAACTTCACCTTCTGA
- a CDS encoding CocE/NonD family hydrolase: MPRLALALAVAILSPSLGVHAQQAAAPAPPAYHRDYGYITLHDGVRIAYVAYRPARDGKYPTIMQYDPYVAAGSGPNPTWTDKGYAFIGVSVRGTGCSQGTFSFLNGESHGADGAEIVNWIARQPWSNGAVGLWGSSYPAHTAYFVAARRPPALKALVTSSITASVYEDALYPGGMFNIGFTSRWFTLYQPALSKAGMDARIGWGDTECEPNAKAHPPTDYVREVQQHPFDDAYWKRRATESYVDRVNVPTIVGMGWQDFQTQVTGGITLFHRLKVPKRLYVLPGGHGVVLGQKVFQEDQLRWFDRWLKGTENGVEKEEPVTVFWEVARKGGTALGGGTSTPNWITRHASWPVPEARMQRFYLTGDAQLVTDKPSTAAQTAPRSYTYPTGTELIGSNAQFALPVEPEGVLVYRSAPLTSDLTMLGAPQITFYMSVQHDDADFVVDLHDLYPNGDVQYLQRGLLRASMRAIDIKRSRPDAIRHAFTRRAPLLPGKIYEIRMSLPPIGAVIREGHRLEVTIMAPSPIAQPDWGFHPAGEPGRNTVYHTAAQPSVLTVPVIPGARAQGAAPVCGSLDFQPCRPANTIDALMFIVRPKLVP, encoded by the coding sequence ATGCCCCGTCTCGCGCTGGCCCTCGCCGTCGCCATCCTCTCCCCGTCGTTAGGCGTCCACGCCCAGCAGGCCGCAGCTCCAGCGCCGCCCGCCTATCACCGGGACTACGGCTACATCACGCTCCACGACGGCGTCCGCATTGCCTACGTCGCCTATCGTCCGGCACGCGACGGCAAGTACCCGACGATCATGCAATACGACCCCTACGTCGCCGCGGGGTCGGGGCCCAATCCCACGTGGACCGACAAGGGCTACGCCTTCATCGGCGTGAGCGTGCGCGGGACCGGTTGCTCGCAAGGGACCTTCTCCTTCCTCAATGGCGAGTCGCACGGCGCGGATGGCGCCGAGATCGTCAACTGGATCGCGCGGCAACCGTGGAGCAACGGGGCGGTCGGGCTCTGGGGCTCGTCGTATCCGGCGCATACGGCGTACTTCGTGGCGGCCAGGCGCCCGCCCGCGCTCAAGGCGCTGGTAACATCGAGCATCACGGCCAGCGTCTACGAGGACGCGCTCTATCCCGGCGGGATGTTCAACATCGGCTTCACGTCGCGCTGGTTCACGCTCTACCAGCCGGCGCTGTCGAAAGCGGGAATGGACGCACGCATTGGCTGGGGCGACACGGAGTGCGAGCCTAACGCCAAGGCGCATCCGCCCACGGACTACGTGCGCGAGGTGCAGCAGCACCCGTTCGACGACGCCTACTGGAAGCGGCGCGCCACCGAGTCGTACGTGGATCGCGTGAACGTCCCGACGATCGTCGGGATGGGATGGCAGGACTTCCAGACGCAGGTCACCGGCGGCATCACGCTTTTCCATCGCCTCAAGGTGCCCAAGCGGCTGTACGTCCTCCCTGGCGGGCACGGGGTGGTGCTGGGGCAGAAGGTCTTCCAGGAGGATCAGCTCCGCTGGTTCGATCGCTGGCTCAAGGGGACCGAGAATGGCGTGGAGAAGGAGGAACCGGTCACGGTCTTCTGGGAAGTGGCGCGCAAGGGAGGGACGGCGCTGGGCGGCGGCACCTCGACGCCCAACTGGATCACGCGACACGCTTCCTGGCCGGTGCCGGAAGCCCGGATGCAGCGCTTCTACCTCACGGGAGATGCGCAACTGGTGACGGACAAACCGTCCACAGCGGCCCAGACGGCACCGCGCAGCTACACCTACCCCACGGGGACGGAGCTGATCGGGAGCAACGCGCAGTTTGCGCTCCCCGTGGAGCCGGAAGGGGTCCTGGTCTACCGCAGCGCGCCGTTGACGTCGGACCTCACGATGCTGGGCGCGCCGCAGATTACCTTCTACATGAGCGTGCAACACGACGACGCCGACTTCGTGGTCGACCTGCACGACCTGTACCCCAACGGCGACGTGCAGTACCTGCAGCGCGGACTGTTGCGCGCCTCCATGCGGGCGATTGACATCAAGCGCTCGCGCCCCGATGCGATACGGCACGCGTTCACCCGGCGCGCGCCGCTGCTGCCGGGAAAGATCTACGAGATCCGGATGTCGCTCCCGCCCATCGGCGCCGTGATTCGGGAGGGGCACCGCCTCGAGGTGACGATCATGGCACCGTCGCCGATTGCGCAGCCCGACTGGGGGTTCCACCCCGCGGGCGAGCCGGGACGCAACACGGTTTACCACACAGCGGCTCAGCCGTCAGTGCTCACCGTCCCCGTGATTCCTGGCGCCAGGGCGCAGGGGGCGGCGCCGGTCTGCGGGTCGCTCGACTTCCAACCGTGCCGGCCGGCGAACACGATCGATGCGCTGATGTTCATCGTGCGGCCCAAGCTGGTGCCATGA
- a CDS encoding SET domain-containing protein-lysine N-methyltransferase encodes MKNDVVQRFARTATRYVPTLVMNPLESFFVLMRQQASCLPVMVQGIEEGRSARGPTPPFFRSMKETNASRALKAVTTDEPHLPGAVLATDNPLVGVLVEQSERRLIAVQATEAGTVLFRIEGFESRTPSKYSVQVGRDRHLDQRGARDATDRVRRFYWRYMNHACEPTTRIVECEVIALRDIAPGDSVTFDYNTTEEKLAEPFRCHCGAHGCVGVVRGARHLTPAQRARVEHLLPDYLR; translated from the coding sequence TTGAAGAACGACGTGGTGCAACGCTTCGCGCGGACGGCGACGCGATACGTCCCGACGCTGGTGATGAACCCGCTGGAGTCGTTCTTCGTACTAATGCGGCAGCAGGCGAGTTGTCTGCCGGTGATGGTGCAAGGAATCGAGGAAGGGCGTAGCGCGCGCGGCCCGACACCACCATTCTTCCGTTCCATGAAAGAGACCAATGCGTCACGCGCCCTCAAGGCGGTCACGACCGACGAACCGCACCTTCCGGGTGCCGTGCTCGCGACCGACAACCCGCTGGTCGGCGTCCTGGTGGAGCAGTCGGAACGGCGACTGATTGCGGTGCAGGCAACCGAGGCGGGGACGGTCCTCTTCCGCATCGAGGGGTTCGAGTCACGCACCCCGTCCAAGTACTCGGTGCAGGTCGGGCGTGACCGGCATCTCGACCAGCGTGGCGCACGCGACGCGACCGACCGCGTGCGCCGCTTCTACTGGCGCTACATGAACCACGCCTGCGAGCCCACCACGCGCATCGTGGAGTGCGAGGTGATTGCGCTGCGCGACATCGCCCCCGGCGATTCTGTCACCTTCGATTACAACACGACGGAAGAGAAGCTGGCGGAGCCATTCCGATGTCACTGCGGGGCCCACGGATGCGTGGGTGTGGTGCGCGGGGCGCGACACCTCACGCCGGCGCAGCGCGCGCGCGTGGAGCACTTGCTGCCGGATTACCTGCGGTAA
- a CDS encoding ATP-binding protein, with amino-acid sequence MAGPRQVGKSTLVQQVSRELAPTVRYASADEPTLRGSDWIAQQWEVARVAARDGGAVGAVLALDEIQKIPGWSETVKRLWDEDTRQRCPLKVVLLGSAPLLIAHGMSESLAGRFELLHLPHWSFAEMRDAFGFALDEYLYFGGYPGAAALIHEPDRWRRYIADSLIETSVSRDVLLLTRVDKPALLRRLFELACRYSGQILSYTRMLGQLQEAGNTTTLAHYLDLLQGAGLVCGLQKYAGDAARSRGSSPKLQVFNTALMTTVTGLSFDEARADREFMGRLTESAVGAHLINAAAARDCEVFYWRERSREVDFVVTAGRRVVAVEVKSGRSREMPAGLAAFREAFGIRRTLLVGGDGIDVGEFLARPVMEWIAG; translated from the coding sequence GTGGCGGGACCACGTCAGGTGGGGAAGTCTACGCTCGTCCAACAGGTGTCGCGTGAACTCGCACCGACGGTGCGCTACGCGAGCGCCGACGAGCCCACACTTCGGGGATCGGATTGGATCGCCCAACAGTGGGAGGTTGCTCGCGTTGCGGCTCGCGACGGGGGTGCGGTGGGAGCGGTGCTGGCGCTCGATGAGATCCAGAAGATTCCCGGGTGGTCGGAGACCGTCAAACGCTTGTGGGACGAGGACACGCGGCAGCGATGCCCACTCAAGGTCGTCCTCCTCGGCTCTGCGCCGTTGCTCATCGCCCATGGGATGAGCGAGAGCCTCGCCGGCCGCTTCGAACTGCTGCACTTGCCACATTGGTCGTTCGCGGAGATGCGAGACGCCTTCGGCTTTGCCCTCGACGAGTACCTGTACTTCGGCGGTTATCCGGGGGCGGCGGCGCTCATCCATGAGCCCGATCGCTGGCGCCGCTACATTGCCGACAGCCTCATCGAGACGTCGGTCTCACGCGACGTCCTGTTGCTCACCCGCGTGGACAAGCCCGCGCTGCTACGACGGCTGTTCGAACTCGCCTGCCGGTACTCCGGTCAGATCCTCTCGTACACCAGGATGCTGGGACAGCTGCAAGAGGCGGGAAACACGACGACACTGGCGCATTACCTCGACCTGCTGCAGGGAGCGGGGTTGGTGTGCGGGCTGCAGAAGTATGCTGGCGATGCGGCACGTAGTCGCGGCTCGAGTCCCAAGCTGCAAGTGTTCAATACCGCGCTCATGACGACGGTAACCGGGCTGTCGTTCGACGAGGCGCGCGCCGACCGTGAGTTCATGGGGCGTCTCACTGAGTCGGCGGTTGGTGCGCACCTGATCAATGCCGCTGCTGCGCGTGACTGCGAAGTCTTCTACTGGCGGGAGCGGAGTCGCGAGGTCGACTTCGTGGTGACGGCGGGGCGCCGCGTGGTCGCCGTCGAAGTGAAGAGCGGACGATCGCGGGAGATGCCGGCGGGGCTCGCAGCGTTCCGTGAGGCGTTCGGCATCAGGCGCACGCTGCTTGTTGGTGGCGACGGCATCGACGTCGGGGAGTTCCTGGCGCGACCGGTGATGGAGTGGATCGCGGGGTAG
- a CDS encoding matrixin family metalloprotease: MASARRTASRSAKKRAAASPSDRDAFRLLAPNEAARAREGEQHVYGKRIKCVTDTRGFATPNNDARVRIVVDSSEGFIPLWARNSTLRWRFQAQSIRAFANPEAAKAKIRAMMGKALLEWGDAVPVKFAERKDAWDFEVSLRNAADCDINGCTLASAFFPDSGRHELLIYPTMFEQSEQEQVETLAHEFGHVFGLRHFFAKISEREWSSEIFGKHKPFTIMNYGARSKMTAADRGDLKTLYRKAWAGEITAINGTRIKFVRPSHYD, from the coding sequence ATGGCAAGTGCTCGACGGACCGCCTCGCGGAGCGCGAAGAAGCGCGCGGCCGCATCTCCCTCCGACCGAGATGCGTTTCGACTCCTGGCACCGAATGAAGCGGCCAGGGCGCGCGAAGGTGAGCAGCACGTCTACGGCAAGCGGATCAAGTGCGTCACCGACACGCGCGGCTTCGCCACCCCCAACAACGATGCCCGCGTGCGCATCGTCGTCGACAGCTCCGAGGGCTTCATCCCGCTCTGGGCGAGGAACAGCACGCTGCGCTGGCGCTTCCAGGCGCAATCCATTCGCGCCTTCGCCAACCCCGAAGCGGCCAAGGCGAAGATCCGCGCGATGATGGGAAAGGCGCTGCTCGAGTGGGGCGACGCGGTTCCCGTGAAGTTCGCCGAGCGAAAGGACGCATGGGACTTCGAGGTCTCGCTGCGCAACGCCGCCGATTGCGACATCAACGGTTGCACACTGGCCTCGGCCTTCTTCCCCGATTCGGGGCGCCACGAGCTGCTGATCTATCCGACGATGTTCGAGCAGTCGGAGCAGGAGCAGGTGGAGACGCTCGCCCACGAGTTCGGCCACGTGTTCGGGCTGCGCCACTTCTTTGCCAAGATCAGCGAGCGCGAATGGTCGAGCGAGATCTTCGGCAAGCACAAGCCGTTCACCATCATGAACTACGGCGCCAGGAGCAAGATGACGGCCGCCGACCGTGGCGATCTCAAGACGCTCTACCGGAAGGCATGGGCCGGCGAAATCACCGCGATCAACGGGACGCGCATCAAGTTCGTGCGGCCGTCGCACTACGACTGA
- a CDS encoding helix-turn-helix transcriptional regulator: protein MPTPTLGTLELAALLAVARLGDDAYGLAVRADLSERTGRDYSVGAVYTTLQRLEEKGFLRSRSSAPLPVRGGRSRRHFTVTAAGARALREAERNAAALWAGVGPLTHPRLA, encoded by the coding sequence ATGCCGACACCGACACTCGGAACACTCGAACTCGCCGCACTCCTGGCCGTCGCTCGGCTTGGGGACGACGCCTACGGACTCGCGGTGCGCGCCGACCTCTCGGAACGGACGGGGCGCGACTACTCCGTGGGCGCGGTGTACACCACGCTGCAGCGACTCGAGGAGAAGGGCTTCCTTCGCTCCCGATCGAGCGCGCCGCTCCCTGTGCGCGGCGGGCGATCGCGGCGCCACTTTACCGTCACGGCGGCTGGCGCCCGCGCGCTGCGCGAGGCAGAGCGGAACGCGGCGGCATTGTGGGCAGGGGTTGGACCGCTCACGCATCCGAGGCTCGCATGA